CGCTTAAGAGGTTCCAACCCTGCTGTTGTCAGGTATTAGTCATAAACAATCTGTGACTCTGTTAACACAGTTGTAAAAGTGCTAATCACACAGGACAAATGTTTTTCACCtttctattttttattgggtCAACTGTTCCTTAAGGCCAATACACGCagttaaaattcataaaaaaaactattttgtaGAATGGTGCGTTAAAattttctatagtaatgtcacaagaggtctgagatttattaagactttttcgtgaataaaataaaaaatgtaagtaatagtctatatccctaaaatttgctcacaaaatgttaataattgtatatttatgaatacttaacctattcacatATTCTGAAGTTgaagtagatgaatatcgattactacaataaataaattgaatgttattcagtaatgccaattgagaaaagcgaaatacaggtttaacaatgttaattacacgtactgcgcttttctcttgttattataacagaaatacgttttcattatctgctgaaatcataatttaatacattttataatatacagtaattacaaatAACCAGATTGTCATTTTGTTTAGATAAAATGGACATGAAATTAGATGATGAAGATGTAGCCTAAATATGCAAGTAGGATTTGGCACTTTATTAAAGTACactggattcatgctcatcgatttatggGGCAACacttggcgacactgactaaacaaaagaatgacaatgcgataaattgatagacTAGTGATAAATGGAAATGCAAAAAtcatcgcgatgtatgactgtcaTTGGTGGAAATTCACaataatttcattacacttcgttggtcgaaaatggaatgacgtcatataaacgaaataggcCTAGTCTAAGCAATTTTTGGACAATATTTAATATCTTCTGTTTCATATTTCCAAATTTGTGTCATATTATGGTACTTTTAGGACAtgcaaatacattttatggtAGGTAAGTAACCTTACACAATGAAAAtacaattctgtcgtcgatttgcaaaaggagacATCCAAAACaacaaagtgttgggaaatcgcaaaaaaaccataacagacttaaaaaattaaaatgttcatggatcctgaaggtatgtatccatagtgatgtaattagaaaaaaatatatgaacattttaatttgttaacttcgTTATAGttttttcgattttccaacactttgttattttggacatgtccccttttgcaaatagACGACAGAATTGTGCTACGTTtgtgaaaagtaataattttttttttttcgtagaaatGATCCATTTTTAGCCACTTTTAAATTCGGAGTTTGTAATATTCCATGAGGTTTTAGGAATCTGAACTGTTTTTTCTGTCACCTTTCAGTATAGACTACCTAATTttcgtttctgaaaaaaaaaaaaaacaataaaatatggctttaaaaaaaataggctgTCATGACAGACCACGGTTTTACTAAAACATTTCTACTCAGACTGGCAAAACCATTAAAATTCTAGCCCCCACTGATGAACATTAGAAATAGACCGCTACTACAAAACACCTTGACTCCACTTATACACAGGCTACAGGACTTAATAGAAGTGTTATAACATGCCTTattttatattcaacatcgaTTATTAAGACACTtacttgtaaaaaataaaaattttcgccACACTCAACAACAAACACCAAAACACTTACTTGATCAAGTTTAAAGATATAATATCACACTCTGGGTAACGAAGTAAGACACACAAAGACGCCACTAGTCAATCTAGCAACGTAACTTCCGGCTACAACAGCACCAGCTAACTGCGTAATATCCTGCATGACTTCATGTGAACGCGACAAGCCCTTCTTGAATCATGGGACTCAGGAAACGGTTATCAGTTATCAGGACTGCCACGCCAACAGAGTGACGACAATAAGGTTGAAACCCTGGTGATAAAATGTTATCAATTTCGCTCTGTCGTCATGTGAAATTGTACACTAGAAgctgtaaaggtaagcgttcactacatcgtatcgcacgcatcggacgaatcgcacggatcggaaagaGACTATCTTTGCtctaattgttatgtaaccgcgttcactatatcgtatcggacgcatcgcctctcggcaaatccgtccacgtttctcggatgggcaacttttccgatgcgtgcgatcatggccttctttaataaatcaattttaattggtcaactgttactattatgttgtgccatgttcagtgtcgcgccaaaatggcagacggaaaacttatttcgcttgtagaaaattgcgaagaattatataatttgaggcgtttccATTAcggtaatcaagtcgtttcttgcaaatatattatgtaaccaatatttctttcgtttcttcctcttcaattaagtcgcatgaagcaattacaaattcttattcgctaacagtcacaggcccggtttcttcaacctttgttaaaatgcacctaacatagcgttaattaactggaagtttaaagtatgaattgctgttaaaaatattgcgctTCTTCGAGTTAATATTATTACCTTTGGTCtttatgatatattatgatatattttgctaatattattagaaataacaactaatattttcgaacaattaactaataccatgttgaatctttcgtacactacttttaacacttgaatataaataattgattaaatggcgatcttactcgtgttaattgtgtaagcatgtgtggcttacagctgtttcggtgctacttgacaccatcctcagagcctactagatctcggcgctatctcaacttcgctgcttgttgtgtgggtgcgttcgtgtgatgaagagttgtgtcaaatagtgtgtgtgttctgaaattgatctgtgtgttgagaatttgattagggtgtgttttggtgtgtctgtatatttcatattgttctagtgtgttgagttttttgtttttgagttgtatgtgtaggatttccatgtctgtatttatgtcattgtatgtgtggttagtattagttatgtgctcggcatatgtagatgtattgtgtcctttggttattgctttaaccctttctaacccaaattaaatttacaagcaatccatgtagaaacaaatagctgtattaagaccaagttacgggagtggcaacatttgaaacaaaactatattgatgaaaatgtatggaaatagaaatatctagcaaaatttaccttcatatgtaacacacaagtatataaatgctataatgttaattattgccataCGGTATCTATAGGTAAAGAAGggttaatgtgttctttgtatcgacaactcaaacaaataaatacaaccacacaggcgtatacaaactcacatgcaatagttgcgacagtttctacattggacagacaggcagatgtttccaaactcaacacactagaacaatatgaaatatacagacacactaaaacataccccaatcaaattctcaacacagatcaaattcagaacacacacactatttgacaaaactcttcatcacacgaacgcacacacacaagaggcagccaagttgagatagcgccgagatctagtaggctctgaggatggtgtcaagtggcatcgaaacagctgtaagccgcacatgcttacataattaacacgagtaagatcgccatttaatcaattaattaactaataattaatattactaattaataaGAGTACAGAAGTgcgaaaattattagaataatcttaattttaaaggttttttaatagttccttcccAAACATTCATCGagttgatgaatattggtatataatattactatactgatgtaggatatatttactactaacaatgccggaaagcattgttgtacattggtatttttcttattttacaattgttatgggaattcagaaattattatattatgttggcggaattggaaacataaaaaattaattaagaaatgctttaaacaaattgttctttgcgtttacattgttgtgaaggttcaaatgaacgtatacatctgttttgtacatataattttttatgtttccaattccgccaacataatataataatttctgaattcccataacaattgtaaaataagaaaaataccaatgtacaacaatactTTCCggtattgttagtagtaaatatatcctacatcagtaaagtaatatataccaatattcatcaattcaattaatatttgtgaaggaactattaaaaaaacctttaaaattaagattattctaataattttcacacctctgtatgtttattaaaaacagaattatgataatattattagttaatattatttatttcttactaataatattagtacaaatgttttatgaaacagatCCCAGGTCAAAATGCTTGTTTACACTTTCTGAATGATCTTCTCTCTCAACCGACGTCTTTCTATTGACCGCAGTAGATCTGACACGCTTGTTTTCTTGTACCAATGCGCTACTTCCGCTGGAGTCCTTCCAAATTCATCCCGAGAAGATACGTTAGCCCCGTACTGCAGGAGGCTTTGTACGATAAGCAGATGTCCTTCACGAGCTGCAACATGGAGGGGCGTGTACCCACACACAGAATCTCGAACCTTGACACTAGACCCGCACTGAAGAAGGAGTTCTGCTATGAGGACCCGTCCACTCTTTGCTGCCCACCAAAGAGGTGTCTCCAGCACGTGGTTCCTTGCATCCAGAGATCTTCCACTTCGTCTCAACACATCCACCACAAATGTAATAAGAGACAAATTTCCAGATCTCACAGCGTAATGCAGTAAATTATCATTGTATTTATCGCATATATCCATGTCGAAGTTGGGAATAAACAACACCTTGACAACGTCTAGCTTGCCCTTTTCCGCAGCTCTCAGCAAAGCTGTACTCCCGTGTTCGTCCCTTGACCACACTTTCGCTCATCCTTGAATGAGTAACCTCACTGCACCAAGCTGGCCTGCTTCAGCTGCCCACATGAGGGGCGTTGTATCAAATCTACTGTCCCGAGCTTCTGGATTAGCTTTGTGATCCAATAAAAACTTCATAAGCTTCAGTTGCCCAAATCTAGCAGCTTCATGGAGGAGGGTGGCTTTTGTTTTGCAACCTCTGTACTCCAAAATGACTTCGTGGCCAACTTTTATGTCACATTTCATCAAGAATATCATGAAATGTGTAAATCCATTCCTGGCGATAGTTCTTAATGCCTTCTGTGCGTAATCTTCAACACGTACATTGTGTCTTGTCATTACAAGATCCTTGAAATCTGGTTGTTTCTGTAAAATCAATCCGATGACCAAAGGGGAGACACCTATCTTGTCAGCCAAACGTAGAGGTCTCCATCGGAAGACTTTGTCCTCTACAGAAGGATCTGCCCCGTGTTCTAACAACATCCCCAGTAGCTCAATAGTTACGTCGTCAGTTTGTAACATACTAGCACAGTTCGTAACAGCCATATGCAGAACTGTCCTTCCACCTTCGTCCTTTAAATTCACATCGAATTTGGCATCAGATAAATATCGTTCCACGGTAGAAACATCCCTATTCAAAACTGCAAGATGTAATTCAGATTTCTGACATAATACTCTATCAAAGAAATATCTCAGAATCTCAAACTTTTGATCGAAAAGCTTCTCTCTCAAAAAATCACTAACACGCTTGTAAtttttatgaaaccaaagagCTGCAAAATACCCAACAAAAGTATCGTGTACGAAAATAGCTTTCTCTTTTACTATATTCTTAATAACAGTCATTGACCTGTGACCTTCTGCTGTTTTtacgaaatgtttaattttttcaaaatctgGAACAGTGCCTGTCAATTTCTTCACTTCCTCACGTGATAAGAAAGTCAATAAAGCGCAAGTCATGTAAATTTCTTGGAACTGAGCTATGAAACTGGATTCTGTAGCGTCTTTATTCAGAGTTATCAAATTTCTGTTTATAAATTCACTGTAGATATTAACAACACTGAATGTATTTGGTAGATGCTGTGTAGATTCGCCAGAAAATTTACTTAAATGTACTTCGTTTGCCACTGCAAGAATTTTAAGTTGCAGAGGATTTAATTTGAAAGTTACGTCATTAACTAAATTTCTTCTCACTGTCAGTAATAGTTTATCAGCAAAGCTATTTAATGTAGATTCTGTTACGTCAGGTAGAGCATTTTTCCAGTactttgttaaaaattgtgtcTGATTTTCTTCTGAGAAAAGCTGAAAAGTAAAAGCTATTGAAGAAAGGGAATTTTCTAGTTTTTTACTTAATTCAGGTTCAACTGCTATCCACAATTTCCTCAGTTTAGTTGCTAAAAGTTTTTGCAATAAGAGAATTACGTTTTCTGAAAAGTTCGAATCTATTTCGCTATATCCATCAACAATCACACATACGTCTTCCATTTTCTGAAGTTTACATTTCAGTGTGTCCTTTTCTTCTGGTGTCACACCGACAGTTTCAACAAGAAAATCAACTACGTTCAGTTCTTCTTGGATCTCTGATAATTTTTCATGATGTTGAGTGAGATCTAACACAAAGATATTCACTGGAGGACTTATTTTTTCTGTAGCTTGAGCCAGATGAGACAGAAACGTGGACTTTCCCATTCCAGCCTCAGCTGAAACAATTGCCACACGATGAGAAATGTCCGTTAATGATTTCACGTCTTTATAAACTGAAACGCTGTTTTTCAAGTtcttacaaataatgtccatgtctCCCTTTGAATGCttccattttaattcatttttttcgtCGTGGAGCCAGTGAACGTTGTCAGTTGTGTTTAACAATTTGAGGAAATCGTCTTCTGAATTTATAGCAACGCAGACACTGCCGTTTTCAGACTGTCTGCCATCTTGCCACGTCTCCATTGTATACACCATTTTGTTTCGTGGCACAGCCTCCTGAAGTTCTCCATGCGATGAGCCGCTGATCGCGAAGGTCACTTGCGACTCTGTGGCTGAGTGTGATAAGATATCGCGATTCACAACGTCGGTGATTTGCAGAACGCGAGGTATGTAGTATTCCAAGTCCTCCTGTAGGATGTCTCCTAAAACTGCAGATTTGGGATGCTCACTGGTTGAACTTCTGAAATATAACATAAAAGACCTATAATAAATAATCTgattcatttaaaatttatttattttacatctttatttatttgcatagAAATAAATCTAGATAGATATAAAAactaaaacatatttaatatatataattagttgCCCTTTCTCGTTTGCTTATTTAgattgataatattaatatagatcttAAGTTTTCTTTAAtagcataaaaattaaaaatttctgatGTTTTTGCATTATCTCTTTTTTGTGTTACTGTAATTGTAAACGTTCTTGTTTTTTTGTAGTTGAACGTTATTTGTTAGTTTCATCGCTGCTGTCCTAAAATTTTGTATGTGTACACATTTAtggtggcgtggaagagaaggcctgaaggccttaaTACCAatggagtaaataaatatattatatacatatatttattgacaggtttatttatttatttaaatacttacttatttaattgtctgtttatttacatatttatttatttgtacgtttatttattccttttctatatctacttatttaatacctatatatttatttacgtatttatttacttatttgtttattttttatttattaattaatttatttatctatttacctatttatttattttatctagttATATACTTATCTATCTAACTGTTTATCTATTTATGAATATATctacttatattttcatttatttacttatttggttatttacttatttatttattcattcatttatttattcatttattattctatttgtttttttgtctatttgattatttacttattaatttatttccttatctctttatttatgtatttagatatgtatgtatgtatgtatgtatgaatgtatgtatgtatgtatgtatgcatgtatgtatctatttatgcatttatctactaattttcatttattcatttatttctttatttatttttcgtttatttgattattcatttattaatttatttccttatccaattatttatttattcatt
This sequence is a window from Periplaneta americana isolate PAMFEO1 chromosome 2, P.americana_PAMFEO1_priV1, whole genome shotgun sequence. Protein-coding genes within it:
- the LOC138712793 gene encoding uncharacterized protein, with product MEQEFASNAEIPESDPLNVESSTSEHPKSAVLGDILQEDLEYYIPRVLQITDVVNRDILSHSATESQVTFAISGSSHGELQEAVPRNKMVYTMETWQDGRQSENGSVCVAINSEDDFLKLLNTTDNVHWLHDEKNELKWKHSKGDMDIICKNLKNSVSVYKDVKSLTDISHRVAIVSAEAGMGKSTFLSHLAQATEKISPPVNIFVLDLTQHHEKLSEIQEELNVVDFLVETVGVTPEEKDTLKCKLQKMEDVCVIVDGYSEIDSNFSENVILLLQKLLATKLRKLWIAVEPELSKKLENSLSSIAFTFQLFSEENQTQFLTKYWKNALPDVTESTLNSFADKLLLTVRRNLVNDVTFKLNPLQLKILAVANEVHLSKFSGESTQHLPNTFSVVNIYSEFINRNLITLNKDATESSFIAQFQEIYMTCALLTFLSREEVKKLTGTVPDFEKIKHFVKTAEGHRSMTVIKNIVKEKAIFVHDTFVGYFAALWFHKNYKRVSDFLREKLFDQKFEILRYFFDRVLCQKSELHLAVLNRDVSTVERYLSDAKFDVNLKDEGGRTVLHMAVTNCASMLQTDDVTIELLGMLLEHGADPSVEDKVFRWRPLRLADKIGVSPLVIGLILQKQPDFKDLVMTRHNVRVEDYAQKALRTIARNGFTHFMIFLMKCDIKVGHEVILEYRGCKTKATLLHEAARFGQLKLMKFLLDHKANPEARDSRFDTTPLMWAAEAGQLGAVRLLIQG